The DNA window TCTTGATTTCTTGATATAGGTCAATTTCATTAATCTTCATTTCTAGTACTGCAATAATTAGGAATGATTTTAGAAACCTCCTCTAAAATTTCAGACATTTGAACTTGGCACTTATGAGGTTTCTAATATTACACTAGCCTCCCCTCTTGATTTTCAATGTAACAAACTTGAATCATTTACATATATACGTTAGTGTAAAATCTAAAATGTGTTATTTTTCCAATTTGCCCTCACATAACTCATTAAAAATCAATATAacaaatttcaaacaaaaaatgatttgaaatgcTGAAAAAAGAGGAGAGAAGATTGTCTTGAGAAATTACTGATTTTTTATTGCAAAGAGTTTAGATGAGGGTCATTATTTAGAGGGTTACAATTTTGAATCTTGTGTCTTGaaatacttaataaaaatacCACATTTTACATGGACAAAGACATTACAATATTTTTTACATGCTATGAAGTCTGATCTGAGGTTCCGGAATATGATTGTGTGACTTGGCACATTATTGGCAATGAAGATtaatttttctccttttttctttaaCAATATAAAGTTGTTTTCTAATTTTAAACTCGCTATTTCAACTTCTTGTTGGCCTAAATATTTTCAAGCAtcaataattatatataattttctcAATGGCTTGCTTATAACTTGTCTAGCTTCCTGTAACCTAATCAACCTTCTAGATCCATTTTGCAACCAAATGACcatattcttcttcttcattttcaagtaaaattttagtgatttttgttATGAAAAATTTGTAACGAGCCATGCAACGATATTCGGGATGAAAAAGTTTTTCACATTTTATATGGTTCTTTTGTGTATATAGGTGGGCAGAATTTGTTGCATCAAAACTCAAATAAGAGAGGTAAGTGTAACGTTCAAAATCCCGAAAGTGCCAAGTGAAATTCTTAGAACCTTGAacatttctgaaattatccctagaaTGTGGCTCAGCATTTTTCAAATTCTTAGAGAAAACCCTTTGTGTTTCATTATATCCTCTGTCTAAATCAATTGAGAATTGCGTGTTCATCTTATCCTATTCACAACAaaagccaaaacaaaaacaactgTTAAATTTGTGCAAGTCATCCGTCCTCTCAGATCAATAATCCAAATGCCTGTCGCTCTGGACAAAAATTAACCAATAATACATCACTCACTCTGGACCATTTTGGACACTTTTTCCGTGGAGAAGCATTTGGGCAGTCTGGCGTGAAGTGATGGTGAAGTGTTGTTTTTGTTTGGGCTATTTGCATAATTTGATGTTAACATGTCTCCACTATTATAACAAATACTTGAACAGAAAACAACAGATCTTGATTGGAAAAAAACAAAGGGGTCTTTAAAATTTTTGGCTATGTGCGTAAACTGGAGagtttttgattcaattttttgcaATCTTGTCTAGAAAAACTATGAACAAGTCCACTGTTTTTCACAAATGAAAACTCTCCAAAGAGGCGTTTATTCCAATGTGTGGTGTTTTGATAGTATTTTGACTGGCATTCGATCTTTTCTCCATGGACAACAGGGACTTCACTtgaaacttcttttctttttgaaacttcttttcttttgaatttaagttatgattaatcttctatatacTGACAGTGGATACACTATTATTATTGGATACATAATACATAGtctgaatttgaaattaaagcctaaattttacatatataCCATGTATTCAATCGTAATAGTATATACATTATCAatgtgtgtttatatatttatatatttagaAATCTCTCAGTCGTTACTTTACGTCTTTTTAGAATTTTAAAGAATCATGAAAGTATCCAAAAATTTGACAGTGGGAATACCTAAAACTCTCTCATTCAATCATTCTTTTGTATCATTCGAGATATGAATAAGGAGATGAAATGACATAGACTCGGAAAATTAGTAGCTAACATAACTTTCAAAGTCATAGCGTCTGGAACATTTCTTATTTTCCTATTCTGAGAGCTACTAATCATAACTGTTGTAATTACCTCTGCGGATGTATCTGGTGCTTTGTAGTGAATCACAAAATCAAAGAATGCACTTCTATATTCTATAAAGCTGGATAGTGCATATACCATATCTTCATCATCAAGTTCAATTGTTATGCTGCTTATCCTGCGGTTGAAGTGTTGCCTGAGAAAATGCATGAACGAGCACAAGCAAATTTAGGGCACATTTAATCAATCCTAATAATGTAAAAGTTTCTATACTATTATGTGGCAACTTTTGGGTTCAAGTTTGAGGCAATTTCCTTATTTAGTAGTTtgaatctaatttttttttctctatcaGAGGAGAGGTGAAatttaagaaatgaagagaGAAACAGGTGATTTGAGCCTGAAAACTTTAATTTATAGGGTTTCAACCTTAGCTATCAGATCAAAACCTTTTCGACTTGTAGATTGAGCCTAATGTTAGGCAATCTACTCTCATTTATTGGGTAATGTTGATCACATGTAGGGTGTTTAATTATTGTCTCTAATTGAAAAGAATAAAAGTTTGGCCGACCCTGGAGTGTACAAAATCATAAGGACCACAGGCAACGTCAAACAGAAGCCAATCCACCCTGCCACCACTAACAAGTTTATGCATTTGGCAGGGTGGATTGGCAGACAAGTTTAGGTTTTATATTGATTGAAATCCTGCTTGCCCAGCTGGTAAAATTTTGAACAGGTACCAGTAAAAAGACTTACTACCAAGAAGTCAAGTTTCTGTCGTTGGAAAAAGCCAATATGTGGCTTTTTAATATGATTAGATAATCATATAGATGAATTCAAAGCGATTCAAAGACTTTTTTGAGCTATATATGAATTCATTCCCACTTGAGGAAATCATGAGATCAATGATTAAACAAGGTTCTCTATTTTTGGTTCTCTGTTATAGTAGTAGTATCGAAAATAAATTGAACTAGCTAGAATTAGAATCCCAATGCAGTGCATTTTCTCAGACCAACTGATGGAAGTGATGGGTAGTTATGATTCAAAGTGTTATGATTCTTGTAGTTTGTAGAGAAGATTATGTACTGGACTTGTGTCAAAAAGACTAAAGCGCTAGTTAGCATAACGTgtccctaaaccctaaaccctaaactcTAATCGTGTTAATATTGCTCCTCTTAAAATCTTGAGAAATGGTAATCCCTTGAAACGCAATATCCTCCTTAATTTCACAGgcagaagaaaataaaaaaataaaagaacaaacaACACAGTTGAACAAAATGTTactcttttcttgtattttgaagTTAAATCTTAACACACTTATTATCGTTAAAAGACGACATCAGGCCATTCTAAATTCATGCTTTATACGTTGTGTTTAGATAGTTGAGTTGtcttaaataatattttgcttgtaCTATAAACACGTTTTTCAACtcacatttttatctcatatacattacgtcacaaaaagtgttacaataattatttattccaaataatatatcaaataaatcatcatcatcaaagGCATGGATTTAAAATTGAAGGGTTTGGATTGAATCCCCTTTATTccaaatattgctttaattgGATTTCAAATTATGATGCAGGCCCGCATTCATCTTTTAACTTGGGCTCAAGCATTGTTTTAGACCGCCAACCATATTGATACTGTAACTTGCAAATTGATGAATATAAGTTTTAAATtgtgaaccttttttttttttttttttaccaatgaACTCGTTTGCTTGTCATCTTCGTGAATAGAATTTTCAAATTCGTAATAGTTGTCTTGTGCCTATTAATCAGATTTCAAGTATCATTGCTGCCCAGAGGAGTATAGAAATAAATAAGAATGAATAAGCTCATCAAAACTATTAGATCCGGGCCTAAAGAAAAGGAGCAGATCACCACAAATAtgaaattttggatttttttttgtttatttaccAAGTGCGTACTCTCAGGTAGCGGCTGCAGATTTTcttatcaataaaaaaaaaatggaaatgatAATTTTTTTAGAATATTACCTATTAAATCAATcaattattaaaatttaatcTCCTTAATAAAACCATCACAGTACTATATAATAACTTTAATTAAATTGAGTTCCGACTCTGTCTAAATAATTAAATTAACATTGATTATCAAATTTAAGACACTATCATCCTTCAAAAAGTTTCCTACAAAAAGTTTCCTATTGATTAACATCATATACATCCTCTActcaattaattaaaaaaaagccGGAATAataggaaagaaaactcttgaTATATCAGGGGGAGACGTTTGTTGgtaaaatggaaaaaattataACTAAGAGGTATCAAATTTAAAACCTTTAACTtgcgaaaaaaaaaacagagaggtATAAAAAAAACTCCTGCTGTATTAACAAAATGCACCACACAAAATAATGAAGCCCAACTAACCAGCCCAATAACCCAGAGGTTAAGCCCAATGAATGAGACACTCTCCAAACTTCCAATCACCGCCATAGGAGCTGCAGCTTCGCTTCATTCAGGCTAGGTGGAAGTAAAACAAAAACCCTAAAATatcgaattagggttttacttgTCGAATTCGATTGAAGCCAGCAATTAAGTAAGGCACGAGCTaacaaattagggtttcatccaatattttttattcttaattaGCAATTAAAGATGTCGTCTCTGAGGAATGCGCTTCCGCGGAGAGCTCACAAAGAACGGGCTCAGCCGTAAGTACTTTCAATCCTATTTCGGTGCTAATTTTttcgttctttttttttgggattttcttATGATTGTGTAATTTGCGGAGTAATGTTTATGAATATGTTGCAGGGAAGTTAGGAAAAAATTTGGGCTTCTTGAAAAGCACAAGGATTATGTTGTTCGAGCCAAGGCTTACCATAAAAAGGAGCAAGCTTTACAGGTATACAACTTCAGATTGTATGGAATCTGGTTTGCAATTTGTGGCTTTACCATTTGAGTTGTCAAATTGTGGAAGAATTTGCCTACATGATTCAGTTAAAGGTGTACAAGAACAGTGTCCTTGTGTACCATTTTACAGGATTTGGACGTTGGTCCTAAATCTTAGGTGTATGGAAGCTGCATATGTAGACTCCAACAGccatactatatatatatatatatatatatgtttattacacaaatttgaaattttaaacgTGGGTGAAATGGAATTGTGTGTTTGGTTATTGCTGATTGAGCATTGGACGATTGAGTGACTTTGTAGCTTTATGATCTGAGgtggttttgtttttcttttcttttcctttctggAATAACAGAAACTCAAAGAAAAAGCAGCATTTAGGAACCCAGATGAATTCTACTTTAAGATGGTCAAAACAAGAACTGTTGGTGGAGTTCATAGGACTGAGTAAGTGATGCATTGACTCCACTGATTGTACATTTATTATCATTAGTacaattttttttggggattcTTTGTGTGTGACAAAATTTGACTTGTAAATGGCTTTTGAAGGAGCGAGGCTAATAAGTATACTCTTGAGGAGCTTCTGTTGATGAAAACCCAAGATATGGGCTACATTATGCAGAAAATTCAGAGTGAGAAAAAGGTTTCGTATTTTAATGGTGAAATTTTATTTGTTCATAGTGCTCTTGTGCTTATGCATTGCATGTATtgaaaaagttgaatttttggtgcagaaaattgaaaaacacGCCGCAATATTACATTCGCTGGATAATCGGTCATCAAAGGGACATGTGTACTATGCTGAAGATAGGTTAGCAATTGCTCTTCTATCTATGCTTCTCCGGCTAGTGCTGTAGGTGATTTTAATGCAATTTACATGAATGTGTAAAAGAAAATGTATATGCAAGTAAACTTTCTTTGAAACATGAATTCCAATGTCTTGGGGCTTTCTTTCTTTGACAGGGAAGAGGCAAATGAGTTGCAGTTGAAAAAGTCTGCACATACACAAGTGTCTATTGATGAGAATTTGCCCGATCATGTGAAGCGGTAAAATATTTTATCAAGCTGATTTCTTCAGATTATTATTTCTGCCTGCAGTTCATCTGCTTTTTGTAAATATTATAATTCAATTGGATATGCTTCCTTCTAGAACAACAAATTGAGTGTCTTCTTGCGAGACTAAACTTTGCTTAGAATAAACTTTTGATCTCTTAGTGtgaaaaatttataaataagcCCCTAaattgaattatttatttaagcCCTTTGCTAAATTAGGTGCGAGTTGCTTCAGTGACGTTGACTACCGATAATCTGATAGAGTTTAAAGTAGTGAGCTAGTTGGGAAAATGAGTTATTTTTTCGTTTAATAAAGAGAATTTAAAGGCGCGTTGGACATGAGCTGCCACATTGCCATGGATTTGATCACCCGCTTTTTTCATATTAGAGGTAGAGTATTAACTTATCAAAAGTAGTTTTCCTGAAAAAATAATTGGGTAAATTTGCTGGGTGGGAgtaaagaaaacagaaaaggcCTACCTGTTGTTGGGAAGGAGATGCATGAAGTCTAAAAGAGTGAAAGCCTGGAAGATAGCTTCTCCAACTGAGACATTTACACAACGGAAATTGGCTTCTTCCTCAACAATGCCTTCCCTGTGCAATAGTCGGTCTAAGAGCCTTTCTATTGTGTTAGTCATCTCATTCTGATCTTTGGTGCAGTATAAATAGTCAGTTTTAGAGATTTTTAAGTTATACATGGGCTTTGAGTCTCACTGTTGATGACTGGTTGCTCATTAAGCATCATGTATTGGGCCATTGAGTTGGTTGAGATATTGTTGCTTTGTTTGTTAAATATTGGACTTTTTTACTGGGATTGAAGGCAGGAAGTACTGCAATTTCTAGTTTCTAGAATCATTGTCTTTGCTGCCACTCCATCTTTAAATATTTCAATTGGGGGAGTTCGCTGCTTGGTCTATTATATGAATTGCTTTATCTTCTAGCTCAATCTGTATTTCAAGAAGTTAGTCCATGATTGTGTTTTCTCTGATATTTCTCCCTATTGACATTCTTGGCATGCAGGAAGACAGCTGCTTCTTATCGGGAATTGGAGGCAAGAAAAAGCAGAGTTAATGATTTAGAGAAATTGTACATGGACATGGCCTTGAAAAAGGAATTACAGGTATGGTCTTATAACCTTGCATTTGGTTCCTCTTACTGTTTTTGTCCTTTTCTGCTTTATTGTGAGACCAATCCTAATGTTTGAGCAGAAAAAGGGTAGGAAGCGGAAACTTCGTGAAGATGAGATAGTCTGTCCAACCAGCAAACCAGTGTACAAGTGGCGTGCTGAAAGAAAACGCTGAAGAGGACAAGCTTGTATATCTCATGAAATTAGGACTGATGATGATGACCCTGTCAAAGAGCTGTTTAGCCAGGCTGTACAAATCATTCTGGATGTGAGTACTTCTGACAGACCTGCAGTTTTGCGAGATGTTGTTCATTATTGCAGTTTGCAATTCTGTTCTTTCCAGCTGCTGCTTAGACATGCAAATGCTTACATAAGGTTAATGAATGAGTGAGGATATTTGGCTGCTTGATTGGATGTTTAAAGGTGGTGTAGAAATCATCCAGCTTTTCAGGATCTTTTGTGTATTATCAATTGGTCTTTTAAGAGCATACTTTGTTCTGTGCTGTATCAAAAAATTGCTACTGATAAAGCTCCACCATATCTATGCTCAATGACCTGAGTCTTTAAAAACTTGTTAATGTTTGGTATTcggtcctttttttttggtcttttgTCTTTTTATCTTCTATTAGGATTTATATGTTCGGGATTATAGCGCTCAGACAAAAAGCCTAGTTGAAGAGGATTAGAATTAACTCCTCCGTAACAGTTTTACAGACTGCCGAAAAAATATTGCACTGGCAAATGTTTTGGCCATTGGAGTTGTCCTCAACAATTTTATTTGGCCATTGGAGTTGTCCTCAACAATTTTTGGAAAGTCTGGGGCTGTGTCTGCTGGGTTTAACATGGGTAATTTTGTATTGCCAAGTTGTCTTGCCATTATTGTCGTTCTTGTTATATTGAGTAAATGTGTTATGCTAATTATTAGAAGCTCAAAAGTTCTTTGCAACTATATTTCCACGTACTGTAGTAAGCTGCTTGAGGGGCTTATACGTGAATTTAGAAATTGGCAAGTGCTTCATCCGTCCATTGTCCTTTAGTAAACATACCCATTCTTGAGGAAAAAGTGTCATAAACCAAAATTAAATAATCTAAGTTTTTTCTTCATTCATCTTAGTGCTTCTTGAGTAGAATCAGTCAAGGGCTTGTTCTCAATTGATTATTTTACCTGATTACAGATTCTGATTTTGAATAATCAATTTTTATGATGTTCTCAATTGCTTTTGTATTCTGTTGCTGATTTTGATTATTGTCCACAATCAGTTTCTATAAttagattttataaaatctaaAGCTATCAAGAACAAgaccaaaaaggaaaaggacACTTTTGGTGGATATGACAAGTCAAACCTGCCCAGCAACCATCCGTGATGTACCATAAATCCACTGATAAGAATGATATGCCTGTTTTCTGCGAGACGAACAAGCCTGCCAACATGACCGTTACTTTCGATCGAATTTAGAGCAGCAGATTAATTAGTCTTTGATATTACAAAGTCGGATAAACCTAAATGTGTGCGAGAAGTCGCACATATCTAAGTATACCCTTGATTATCATGGTAAAAACAAACTCTGCTGGTTCCAAAATCATGGTATGCACAAAGTGGTATATCTGACACTGAAGTGAGgcttctcttagtttgttatcAATTTGGCAGCAACATCCTCTGCAA is part of the Coffea eugenioides isolate CCC68of chromosome 6, Ceug_1.0, whole genome shotgun sequence genome and encodes:
- the LOC113775212 gene encoding probable U3 small nucleolar RNA-associated protein 11; translation: MSSLRNALPRRAHKERAQPEVRKKFGLLEKHKDYVVRAKAYHKKEQALQKLKEKAAFRNPDEFYFKMVKTRTVGGVHRTESEANKYTLEELLLMKTQDMGYIMQKIQSEKKKIEKHAAILHSLDNRSSKGHVYYAEDREEANELQLKKSAHTQVSIDENLPDHVKRKTAASYRELEARKSRVNDLEKLYMDMALKKELQKKGRKRKLREDEIVCPTSKPVYKWRAERKR